In Modestobacter versicolor, a single genomic region encodes these proteins:
- a CDS encoding SRPBCC family protein: MTESRHLTVSIDRPAAAVYAYVRDPAHLPEWAAGLAGGIRRERGEWVADSPMGRVLVRFVPVNEYGVLDHDVVLPDGTTTTNPLRVLADGPDRSDVVFTARRQPAMTDEEWAADTDAITADLGTLKRVLEAG; the protein is encoded by the coding sequence ATGACCGAGTCCCGCCACCTCACCGTCTCGATCGACCGGCCCGCCGCAGCCGTCTACGCCTACGTCCGCGACCCCGCCCACCTGCCGGAGTGGGCCGCCGGGCTGGCCGGCGGCATCCGGCGCGAGCGCGGCGAGTGGGTGGCCGACTCCCCGATGGGCCGGGTGCTCGTGCGGTTCGTCCCGGTCAACGAGTACGGCGTGCTCGACCACGACGTGGTGCTGCCCGACGGGACTACCACCACGAACCCGCTGCGCGTGCTGGCCGACGGCCCGGATCGCAGTGACGTGGTGTTCACCGCGCGCCGGCAGCCGGCGATGACCGACGAGGAGTGGGCCGCCGACACCGACGCGATCACCGCCGACCTCGGCACCCTCAAGCGGGTGCTCGAGGCCGGCTGA
- a CDS encoding SDR family NAD(P)-dependent oxidoreductase: protein MSGSTQPLAGKVALVTGASSGIGEATAIALAEAGAAVAIGARRRDRLDALAGKLRDGGARLLQLDLDVTDEQACTAAVARTREELGGLDVLVNNAGVMLLGTIVGADTEDWRRMLQTNVMGVLYMTHAAIEGMVEQGSGDVVNVSSVAGRVARKGAGVYNASKWAVNAFSESLRQEVTGRGVRIGLVEPGAVATELTDHITQPEAKRASKEMAQAMTPLQAEDIARAVLFLVTQPPHVAVNEVLVRPTDQER from the coding sequence ATGAGCGGGAGCACGCAGCCACTGGCCGGGAAGGTCGCCCTGGTGACCGGGGCGTCCTCGGGCATCGGGGAGGCGACGGCGATCGCGCTGGCCGAGGCCGGTGCCGCCGTCGCGATCGGCGCGCGGCGCCGGGACCGGCTGGACGCGCTGGCCGGCAAGCTGCGCGACGGCGGGGCCCGGCTGCTGCAGCTGGACCTCGACGTCACCGACGAGCAGGCCTGCACCGCCGCCGTGGCCCGCACCCGGGAAGAGCTGGGCGGGCTCGACGTCCTGGTCAACAACGCCGGGGTGATGCTGCTGGGCACGATCGTCGGCGCCGACACCGAGGACTGGCGCCGGATGCTGCAGACCAACGTCATGGGCGTGCTCTACATGACCCACGCCGCCATCGAGGGCATGGTCGAGCAGGGCTCCGGCGACGTGGTCAACGTGTCCAGCGTGGCCGGGCGGGTGGCCCGCAAGGGCGCCGGGGTCTACAACGCCAGCAAGTGGGCGGTGAACGCCTTCAGCGAGTCGCTGCGCCAGGAGGTGACCGGCCGCGGGGTGCGGATCGGCCTGGTCGAGCCCGGTGCGGTGGCGACCGAGCTGACCGACCACATCACCCAGCCCGAGGCCAAGCGCGCGTCGAAGGAGATGGCGCAGGCGATGACGCCGCTGCAGGCCGAGGACATCGCCCGCGCCGTGCTCTTCCTGGTCACCCAGCCACCGCACGTCGCGGTCAACGAGGTGCTGGTGCGCCCCACCGACCAGGAGCGCTGA